Part of the Candidatus Brocadia sinica JPN1 genome, GGCCAGACTACGATGACAGACCAGCCGATACAGCTACTGAATTTGACAAGGTAAATTATCTCTACCAATTCTGCAGTGAGAAGGGCATTCCAATAACCGTACATTGTTCACCCGGCGGGTTCAAGGCCGCTCATCATGGCATTGAATATACCAATCCAGAAAAGTGGAGAAAGGTGCTTTCAGTATATAATAATCTCAAAATCAATTTTGCCCATTGTGGGTTTGATATCAATAAGCCTTACAAAGTATGGTTAGATACCATACTGGCATTAATGGGTGAATATAAGAATGTTTACGTGGACTTTTCGTATATAGGGAATAATAAGGATTTTTATAAATTCTTGAAGGAACGAATTATTGACAAAGGGTATGAGGATCGTATACTCTTTGGGAGCGATTTCCCGATTAACCTGTTTGGTATTGATTCGCATGAAGATTATTTGAAAAATTTCTTTCGTTCTTCTCTGGATGCGAATCTTAAACACAAATTCTGTTCTGAGAATCCCCAGAAATTTCTCTGGATATAGGGTAATATGGAAAAGATACTATGGGGCGAAAACTTTAGTGTCGGCGTCCTGGTCCTGGATAAACAACACCAGCAAATCGTCATGCTGGTAAATACCTTGATTGAGATGAATGACACAAAAGTTGATTCAGAAATTATCTCGGATACATTGACTAAAATGACCCAATATGCCAGCGATCATTTTAGGACAGAGGAGCAATACATGCTCGATTATGATTATCCGGAGTATCCGTCACAAAAAAAACAACACCAGGAATTCAAGAAAAAGACCGTTGATTTCTGCGTGGAAACTATGGTGCATAAAGTAACTGTCCCAGCGGAAATATTCACGTATTTAAAATCGTGGTGGACAAATCATATCCTGAAAGAAGACATGAAATACAAAGAATTCTTTAATGCAAGAGGCCTGAGGTAATGAAAAACCAGGCAACCCGCAAGTTCTCCCAGAAAGATCAAATACCATTGCAACTGCACATGATGCATCTGGCAACCGGCCACTTTCGAACCCAAGCCATTTATGTTGCCGCAAAGCTAGGCATTGCCGACCTGCTCAAGGACGGATCAAAGACCGTTGATGAACTAAGCAATGCCACGAAAGCTCATGCTTGCTCACTTTACCGACTCCTGCGTGCCCTTGCCAGCATTGATATTTTTCGAGAAGAGGAAGACGGCCGCTTTTGTCTGACTCCACTTGCAACCACACTCCGGAGCGATAGCATGAATTCCGTATTGCCGGGTGTGCTCCTGGCAGGTTCAGAGTTTCATTGGGGAGCCTGGGGCAATCTGTTCTATTCAGTAATGACCGGAGAAAGCGCATTTGAACATATACACGGTATGCGTTTCTTTGACTATCTCCCCAAAAATCCGGATGACGGAGCGACCTTTGATGCATGGATGACACGGTCATCGGAAATGCAGATTTACGCAATCATGAATAGCTATGATTTCTCCATGTATCAAACAATTGTAGATATTGGAGGCGGCCATGGCAGCCTCCTTGCCGCAATTTTACAGACAAATCCGCATCTGAAAGGCATTTTGTTCGATATGCCTGAGGTTCTAAAAGCAGCAAAGAAATTCAGAAATGCCGGAATCGATACACGATGTGAAATGACCGGAGGTGATATGTTCAAGTCTATACCACAGGGTGGCGACCTTTATATACTCAAAACCATTATACACGACTGGAGTGATGAATTATCGATAAAGATCCTTAGAAATTGCCATACTGCGATGACAGACCACGCCCGGTTGCTGGTAATTGAGTCTATCGTCCCCACGGGGAATCAGCCTCACCTCAGCAAATTCATGGATTTGAACATGTTGGTATTGAACCACGGCGGCCGGGAACGCACCGAATCTGAATATCGGACACTATTCCATGCAGCCGGCTTCAGACTTACGAATATTATTAAAACACCTTCACCGTTGAGCTTAATTGAAGGTATATGGATAGCGGAAGGATTTTCTTCAATTTAGATTTTTAGAAAGGCCGACAGCCGGAGATACCTGATCACACCTTTCTTCCTTCCACGATACTCGTTCCGAAGTTGTCGTTGAGTGACGTAATGGATACAATCTTAAAGCCCGCAGCTTTGTAAAGAGCCTCCCATTGATTTCGTGTCCGTTCCTTGCCAGGATGAAAGACCATCATGTTGATGTCAAGGAATTTGGCTAAATCTCCCCCTGTATCACCCATCGGCGGAAGCACTGTATCTATGCAAATCATGCGGCCATCGCCAACCATTGCTGAGTAACAGTTTCTGAGAAGCCTGATGCAGTGGGTATCGTCCCAATCATGGATAATGTGTTTTAAGATATAGACATCTGCACTGGGTACCCCATCAAACATATTTCCTCCGACAAACTCTACCCTGGAGACAATATCCTTATCCTCCCCAGCAAGACGCCTCTGAGCAATAGGAA contains:
- a CDS encoding methyltransferase; its protein translation is MKNQATRKFSQKDQIPLQLHMMHLATGHFRTQAIYVAAKLGIADLLKDGSKTVDELSNATKAHACSLYRLLRALASIDIFREEEDGRFCLTPLATTLRSDSMNSVLPGVLLAGSEFHWGAWGNLFYSVMTGESAFEHIHGMRFFDYLPKNPDDGATFDAWMTRSSEMQIYAIMNSYDFSMYQTIVDIGGGHGSLLAAILQTNPHLKGILFDMPEVLKAAKKFRNAGIDTRCEMTGGDMFKSIPQGGDLYILKTIIHDWSDELSIKILRNCHTAMTDHARLLVIESIVPTGNQPHLSKFMDLNMLVLNHGGRERTESEYRTLFHAAGFRLTNIIKTPSPLSLIEGIWIAEGFSSI
- a CDS encoding bacteriohemerythrin — encoded protein: MEKILWGENFSVGVLVLDKQHQQIVMLVNTLIEMNDTKVDSEIISDTLTKMTQYASDHFRTEEQYMLDYDYPEYPSQKKQHQEFKKKTVDFCVETMVHKVTVPAEIFTYLKSWWTNHILKEDMKYKEFFNARGLR